From one Trifolium pratense cultivar HEN17-A07 linkage group LG1, ARS_RC_1.1, whole genome shotgun sequence genomic stretch:
- the LOC123897129 gene encoding F-box only protein 6-like isoform X2: MEPLSTKKSRRDRNMKESSRVSYMTEVMEPQIWKSFPEDLFEHVLARLPIATIIRFRVVCQQWNNLITSQGFSQHSCVQVSQAIPWFYITFEDNYRVMYDPFEERWYYDPNIFGIPILPVSSAGGLVCFFDFYYRDLYVCNSLTQCFKKLPAGSIKRWGRLGMTVNGIEGYKVLRLDDYNREYEIYDSVTKNWGHLAKVPECINRPGYISYNPVSIDDMLYFMQTRPTGIVSCNTSTGVWTQHLIQAPLYSSNLELAESGGQIMLVGLLTENNVTCVCIWKVQKVTFLLKEVDRRQFSEFRGKSVSLACLGNKGLLLCYLTSNNMYYMVTYNVATRKWVKVCLPHGREPHAENRVLMHGTAFQPCLTAMP; this comes from the coding sequence ATGGAGCCTCTATCTACTAAGAAGTCTAGAAGAGATAGGAACATGAAAGAATCATCTAGAGTGTCATATATGACTGAAGTAATGGAACCACAAATTTGGAAAAGTTTTCCTGAAGATCTATTTGAGCATGTGCTTGCACGACTTCCCATTGCCACAATTATCCGCTTCCGCGTTGTATGTCAGCAATGGAATAACTTGATAACCTCTCAAGGTTTTTCTCAGCACTCATGTGTTCAAGTCTCACAAGCAATTCCATGGTTCTACATAACTTTTGAAGATAATTACAGAGTCATGTATGACCCCTTTGAGGAAAGATGGTATTATGATCCAAATATATTTGGAATCCCTATTTTACCAGTTTCTTCTGCAGGGGGTctagtttgtttttttgactTTTATTATCGAGATTTGTATGTTTGTAATTCACTAACTCAATGCTTCAAGAAGTTGCCGGCTGGGTCAATTAAGAGATGGGGTCGTTTAGGGATGACAGTGAATGGGATTGAAGGCTACAAGGTCCTTCGTTTGGATGATTATAATAGAGAATATGAAATTTACGATTCAGTAACAAAGAATTGGGGCCATCTAGCAAAAGTACCTGAATGCATTAACAGGCCAGGATATATTAGTTATAACCCTGTTTCCATTGATGACATGCTTTACTTCATGCAAACTCGTCCAACAGGGATTGTTTCTTGCAACACGTCAACTGGGGTTTGGACACAACACTTAATCCAAGCGCCATTGTATTCGTCTAACTTAGAATTGGCTGAGTCTGGTGGGCAGATCATGCTTGTGGGGCTGCTCACAGAGAATAATGTTACGTGTGTATGCATATGGAAGGTGCAGAAAGTGACTTTCTTATTGAAAGAGGTTGATAGAAGGCAGTTCTCAGAATTTCGGGGGAAGTCGGTTAGTCTGGCTTGCTTGGGAAACAAAGGTTTGCTCTTGTGTTACTTGACATCAAATAATATGTATTATATGGTTACTTACAACGTGGCAACTAGAAAATGGGTGAAGGTTTGTCTGCCACATGGAAGAGAACCGCACGCGGAGAATCGCGTCCTTATGCATGGTACTGCATTTCAACCATGCTTGACTGCAATGCCTTAA
- the LOC123897129 gene encoding F-box only protein 6-like isoform X1, with product MAAGNFGSFSLMEPLSTKKSRRDRNMKESSRVSYMTEVMEPQIWKSFPEDLFEHVLARLPIATIIRFRVVCQQWNNLITSQGFSQHSCVQVSQAIPWFYITFEDNYRVMYDPFEERWYYDPNIFGIPILPVSSAGGLVCFFDFYYRDLYVCNSLTQCFKKLPAGSIKRWGRLGMTVNGIEGYKVLRLDDYNREYEIYDSVTKNWGHLAKVPECINRPGYISYNPVSIDDMLYFMQTRPTGIVSCNTSTGVWTQHLIQAPLYSSNLELAESGGQIMLVGLLTENNVTCVCIWKVQKVTFLLKEVDRRQFSEFRGKSVSLACLGNKGLLLCYLTSNNMYYMVTYNVATRKWVKVCLPHGREPHAENRVLMHGTAFQPCLTAMP from the coding sequence ATGGCAGCAGGAAATTTTGGAAGTTTCAGTTTGATGGAGCCTCTATCTACTAAGAAGTCTAGAAGAGATAGGAACATGAAAGAATCATCTAGAGTGTCATATATGACTGAAGTAATGGAACCACAAATTTGGAAAAGTTTTCCTGAAGATCTATTTGAGCATGTGCTTGCACGACTTCCCATTGCCACAATTATCCGCTTCCGCGTTGTATGTCAGCAATGGAATAACTTGATAACCTCTCAAGGTTTTTCTCAGCACTCATGTGTTCAAGTCTCACAAGCAATTCCATGGTTCTACATAACTTTTGAAGATAATTACAGAGTCATGTATGACCCCTTTGAGGAAAGATGGTATTATGATCCAAATATATTTGGAATCCCTATTTTACCAGTTTCTTCTGCAGGGGGTctagtttgtttttttgactTTTATTATCGAGATTTGTATGTTTGTAATTCACTAACTCAATGCTTCAAGAAGTTGCCGGCTGGGTCAATTAAGAGATGGGGTCGTTTAGGGATGACAGTGAATGGGATTGAAGGCTACAAGGTCCTTCGTTTGGATGATTATAATAGAGAATATGAAATTTACGATTCAGTAACAAAGAATTGGGGCCATCTAGCAAAAGTACCTGAATGCATTAACAGGCCAGGATATATTAGTTATAACCCTGTTTCCATTGATGACATGCTTTACTTCATGCAAACTCGTCCAACAGGGATTGTTTCTTGCAACACGTCAACTGGGGTTTGGACACAACACTTAATCCAAGCGCCATTGTATTCGTCTAACTTAGAATTGGCTGAGTCTGGTGGGCAGATCATGCTTGTGGGGCTGCTCACAGAGAATAATGTTACGTGTGTATGCATATGGAAGGTGCAGAAAGTGACTTTCTTATTGAAAGAGGTTGATAGAAGGCAGTTCTCAGAATTTCGGGGGAAGTCGGTTAGTCTGGCTTGCTTGGGAAACAAAGGTTTGCTCTTGTGTTACTTGACATCAAATAATATGTATTATATGGTTACTTACAACGTGGCAACTAGAAAATGGGTGAAGGTTTGTCTGCCACATGGAAGAGAACCGCACGCGGAGAATCGCGTCCTTATGCATGGTACTGCATTTCAACCATGCTTGACTGCAATGCCTTAA